A genomic segment from Drosophila willistoni isolate 14030-0811.24 chromosome 2L unlocalized genomic scaffold, UCI_dwil_1.1 Seg168, whole genome shotgun sequence encodes:
- the LOC6643381 gene encoding cytochrome c oxidase subunit 6A, mitochondrial has translation MWQIWKKVNPRMGIQMATTMAKRHLAKAQDHNNSNMWKKLTFMVATPAICLCMVNAFVVPHKEVEPEPFVKYEHLRRRTKRFPWGDGNRSLFHNAKSNALPDGYEHQ, from the coding sequence ATGTGGCAAATATGGAAGAAAGTGAATCCTAGGATGGGTATACAAATGGCCACTACCATGGCCAAGCGCCATTTGGCCAAGGCCCAAGATCATAACAATTCAAATATGTGGAAGAAATTGACCTTCATGGTGGCCACACCAGCCATCTGCCTCTGCATGGTCAATGCCTTCGTTGTCCCCCATAAGGAAGTGGAGCCGGAGCCATTTGTCAAGTACGAGCATTTGCGTCGACGCACCAAACGTTTCCCTTGGGGCGATGGGAATCGTAGTCTATTCCATAATGCCAAATCGAATGCTTTGCCCGATGGCTATGAGCATCAATAA